In Bradyrhizobium guangxiense, the following are encoded in one genomic region:
- a CDS encoding TRAP transporter small permease, giving the protein MSTAEIHRQITADEIAHTFEEEATPKVDLGIYAFEDWVALAIFWVMALAVFLQFFTRYVLNDSYAWTEEIATYCLIGVVFIGASTCVRLSRHIQVDLLYRYLPQSAGRGLSTMIDLIRIAFFGYATKLVWVYIQIIGDEQMTTINFPKNFVYYAVLLGFVLMFGRSVQVAIQNWRQGYSVLERPGAYDGSEG; this is encoded by the coding sequence ATGTCCACCGCCGAAATCCACCGGCAGATCACCGCGGACGAGATCGCCCACACTTTCGAGGAGGAGGCGACGCCGAAGGTCGATCTCGGCATTTACGCGTTCGAGGACTGGGTGGCGCTGGCGATCTTCTGGGTGATGGCGCTCGCCGTCTTCCTCCAGTTCTTCACCCGCTACGTGCTCAACGACAGCTACGCCTGGACCGAGGAGATCGCGACCTATTGCCTGATCGGGGTGGTCTTCATCGGCGCCTCGACGTGCGTGCGGCTGTCGCGGCACATCCAGGTCGATCTCCTCTACCGGTATCTGCCGCAGTCCGCGGGGCGTGGGTTGTCGACGATGATCGACCTGATCCGGATCGCCTTCTTCGGCTACGCCACCAAGCTGGTCTGGGTCTACATCCAGATCATCGGCGACGAACAGATGACCACGATCAACTTTCCCAAGAACTTCGTCTATTACGCCGTGCTGCTCGGCTTCGTGCTGATGTTCGGACGCTCCGTGCAGGTGGCAATACAGAACTGGCGGCAGGGTTACTCGGTCCTCGAACGTCCCGGTGCCTACGACGGATCGGAAGGATAA